Proteins encoded in a region of the Mesoflavibacter profundi genome:
- a CDS encoding patatin-like phospholipase family protein: MKSFIIAIILLISINSTIFSQSTIKKEPKVGLVLSGGGAKGFAHIGALKVIDSLGIRVDYVAGTSMGAIIGSLYASGYSGKELDSIFEGVNFDNIITDRLPRETKSNYEREVAERYAITLPFDNFKVKLPSALSKGQNTFNLLSKLLLDVCNDEDFEHLPIPFFCIATDVETGNQVILNKGNLAQAVKASGAFPSLFEPVLINDQLLIDGGVVNNYPIDELKAKGMDIIIGVDVQDGLANRTDLSSAPDILFQINNFRTINDMVKKSKQTDIYIKPDITKFTVVSFDDGREIINNGEKAALANIDQLLQLKSKQVKPRVETENKKSPDSIKLNYIETHGLEKYTRSYVLGKLQLRPYTKVAYNKLTLGANNLVATNNFDSFFYELKEEPNNSYRLITKVTETKKTTFLKFGLHYDDLYKSAILANITKKQFLLKNDVASLDLIFGDHVRYNFQYFIDKGIYWSIGVNSRYNEFDQGIVSSAFLSQDQISSSGINKLNTEVSDFTNQLFFQTLFRNDLIFTLGSEYKKLKVKTETIISQDSPEDTVFENSSYVSVFGNLKFDSYDSKYFPTSGMYFNGQANYYFYSSDFSNTFSPFSVMQAEIGYAFKATKNLSFNITSEGGFKINPKANRFLDFVLGGYGNNYINNFKSFYGYDYLSIAADSYIKGAVTMDYNFAPKNHLLLAANYANVEDRLFDDGNWFTWPEYSGYAIGYSLETFLGPIEAKYTYSPDTKNGFWFFNLGYWF; the protein is encoded by the coding sequence ATGAAATCTTTTATTATCGCTATTATACTATTAATATCAATAAATAGTACCATTTTTTCGCAATCAACCATAAAAAAAGAACCTAAAGTTGGGTTAGTTTTAAGTGGTGGCGGCGCAAAAGGATTTGCCCATATTGGTGCGCTAAAAGTAATAGATAGTTTAGGCATTAGAGTAGATTACGTAGCCGGAACAAGTATGGGAGCAATAATAGGATCTTTATACGCATCGGGCTATTCGGGTAAAGAATTAGATTCAATTTTTGAAGGTGTAAATTTTGATAATATAATTACAGATAGATTACCTAGAGAAACAAAATCTAATTACGAACGTGAAGTTGCAGAACGTTATGCTATTACCTTACCTTTCGATAATTTTAAAGTCAAATTACCTTCAGCATTATCTAAAGGACAAAACACATTTAATTTATTAAGTAAACTATTATTAGATGTATGTAATGATGAGGATTTTGAACATTTACCAATTCCTTTTTTCTGTATAGCAACAGATGTAGAAACCGGTAATCAAGTCATTTTAAATAAAGGAAATTTAGCCCAAGCTGTAAAAGCAAGTGGCGCTTTTCCATCTTTGTTTGAGCCTGTTTTAATTAACGATCAATTATTAATAGATGGCGGCGTAGTAAATAATTATCCAATAGACGAGCTTAAGGCTAAAGGAATGGATATAATTATTGGTGTAGATGTGCAAGACGGTTTAGCTAATCGTACAGATTTATCGTCTGCTCCAGATATATTATTTCAAATAAATAACTTTAGGACTATTAACGATATGGTTAAAAAGTCTAAACAGACAGATATTTATATAAAGCCAGACATTACTAAGTTTACCGTAGTATCTTTTGATGATGGTAGAGAAATTATAAATAATGGAGAAAAAGCAGCTTTAGCCAACATAGATCAATTACTTCAGCTTAAATCTAAGCAAGTTAAGCCAAGAGTAGAGACAGAAAATAAAAAGTCGCCAGATAGTATTAAGTTAAATTATATTGAAACACATGGATTAGAGAAGTATACTAGATCCTATGTTTTGGGTAAATTACAATTGCGTCCTTATACTAAAGTCGCTTATAACAAATTAACTTTAGGTGCAAATAATCTTGTAGCTACAAATAACTTTGATAGTTTTTTCTACGAGTTAAAAGAGGAGCCAAATAATTCCTACAGATTAATAACAAAAGTGACCGAAACTAAAAAAACTACGTTTTTAAAGTTTGGTTTACATTATGACGATTTATATAAAAGTGCAATTCTTGCAAATATTACAAAAAAACAATTTCTGCTAAAAAACGATGTAGCATCCTTAGATTTAATTTTTGGTGACCATGTAAGATATAATTTTCAGTACTTTATAGATAAAGGAATTTATTGGAGTATTGGAGTAAACTCAAGGTATAATGAGTTTGATCAAGGTATTGTGTCTTCAGCATTTTTATCTCAAGACCAGATTAGTAGTTCAGGGATAAATAAGTTAAATACAGAAGTTTCAGACTTTACAAATCAATTGTTTTTTCAAACATTATTTAGAAATGATTTGATATTTACTTTAGGAAGCGAATACAAAAAACTAAAAGTAAAAACCGAAACAATAATTTCTCAAGACAGTCCAGAAGATACTGTTTTTGAAAACAGTAGTTATGTTAGTGTTTTTGGAAATTTAAAATTTGATTCTTACGATAGTAAGTATTTCCCAACTAGCGGAATGTATTTTAACGGTCAAGCAAACTATTATTTTTATTCTTCAGACTTTTCAAATACATTTTCTCCGTTTTCTGTAATGCAAGCAGAAATTGGATACGCGTTTAAAGCGACTAAAAATTTATCATTTAATATAACATCAGAAGGCGGATTTAAAATTAACCCAAAAGCAAATCGGTTTTTAGATTTTGTTTTAGGAGGATACGGAAATAATTATATAAATAATTTCAAGTCCTTTTACGGTTACGATTACTTGTCTATCGCAGCAGATTCTTACATAAAAGGAGCCGTAACTATGGATTATAATTTTGCGCCTAAAAACCATTTACTATTAGCAGCCAATTATGCTAATGTAGAAGATAGGCTTTTTGATGACGGAAATTGGTTTACTTGGCCAGAATATTCTGGTTATGCAATAGGCTATTCTTTAGAAACATTTTTAGGACCAATAGAAGCAAAATATACATATTCTCCAGATACTAAAAATGGATTTTGGTTTTTCAACTTAGGGTATTGGTTTTAG
- a CDS encoding homogentisate 1,2-dioxygenase: protein MPFYHKLGKIPPKRHTQFKKPDGTLYSEQLFGTIGFDGMSTNSYHEQRPTQVKEIKKQYSVAPKIAKANSIQSYRFRGFQVPQENDYLESRKTVLINSDCSIILAAPKQSTKDYFYKNTDADELIFIHKGTGKLRTMLGNLDFKYGDYLLVPRGVIYKIDFDTEDNRLFIVESKRPIYTPKRYRNWFGQLLEHSPFCERDIRQPQELETYDQKGDFLIKVKKQDDIFEMVYASHPFDVVGYDGYNYPYAFSIHDFEPITGRIHQPPPVHQTFETDAFVVCSFVPRLYDYHPDSIPAPYNHSNIDSDEVLYYVDGDFMSRNDIDAGHISLHPAGIPHGPHPGAVERSIGQVKTDELAVMVDTFKPLQITEEALKIADEDYFKSWL, encoded by the coding sequence ATGCCATTTTATCATAAATTAGGTAAAATACCACCTAAACGACATACACAGTTTAAAAAACCAGATGGTACGTTGTATTCAGAGCAATTATTTGGTACAATAGGTTTTGATGGTATGTCTACCAATTCGTATCACGAGCAAAGACCAACACAAGTAAAAGAAATAAAAAAACAATATAGCGTAGCGCCAAAAATAGCTAAAGCTAATAGTATACAATCTTATCGTTTTAGAGGTTTTCAAGTACCGCAAGAAAACGATTATCTAGAAAGTCGTAAAACTGTATTGATCAATAGTGATTGTAGTATAATTTTAGCTGCTCCTAAGCAATCTACAAAAGACTATTTTTACAAAAACACAGATGCAGACGAGCTTATTTTTATCCATAAAGGGACAGGTAAGTTACGCACTATGTTGGGTAATTTAGATTTTAAATATGGCGATTATTTACTAGTGCCAAGAGGTGTAATCTATAAAATAGATTTTGATACAGAAGACAATAGATTATTTATAGTAGAATCTAAGCGTCCAATATACACGCCAAAACGCTATCGTAACTGGTTTGGGCAATTATTAGAACATTCGCCATTTTGCGAACGTGATATTAGACAACCTCAAGAATTAGAAACTTACGATCAAAAAGGAGACTTTTTAATCAAAGTGAAAAAGCAAGACGATATTTTTGAAATGGTTTACGCATCGCATCCTTTTGATGTGGTAGGTTACGATGGATATAACTATCCTTATGCATTTTCAATTCATGATTTTGAACCTATAACAGGACGTATACATCAACCGCCACCAGTACATCAAACTTTCGAGACAGATGCGTTTGTAGTATGTAGTTTTGTACCAAGATTATACGATTATCATCCAGACTCTATTCCTGCACCATACAATCATAGTAATATAGATAGTGACGAGGTATTGTATTATGTAGATGGAGATTTTATGAGTCGTAACGATATAGACGCTGGTCATATAAGTTTACATCCAGCAGGAATACCACATGGACCTCATCCAGGCGCAGTAGAGCGTAGTATTGGTCAAGTAAAGACAGACGAACTTGCGGTAATGGTAGATACATTTAAGCCATTACAAATAACAGAAGAAGCATTAAAAATAGCAGACGAAGATTATTTTAAATCTTGGTTATAA
- the hppD gene encoding 4-hydroxyphenylpyruvate dioxygenase, which produces MSKEIKSVDYGLEKIFEGAQDFLPLLGTDYVEFYVGNAKQAAHFYKTAFGFQSYAYKGLETGSRESVSYVLKQDKIRLVLTTPLNSKSPINDHIVKHGDGVKVVALWVEDARKSYEETTKRGAKSFMEPTVEKDEFGEVVRAGIYTYGETVHMFVERKNYNGQFLPGFTKWESDYNPEPVGLKYIDHMVGNVGWGEMNTWVKWYEDVMGFVNFLSFDDKQIHTEYSALMSKVMSNGNGRIKFPINEPAEGIKRSQIEEYLDFYEGPGVQHIAVATDDIITTVSQLKARGVEFLSTPPEEYYKAVPGRLEEFSHELREDIETLRGLGIMIDADDEGYLLQIFTKPVEDRPTLFFEIIQRMGARGFGAGNFKALFESIEREQAKRGTL; this is translated from the coding sequence ATGAGTAAAGAAATAAAATCAGTAGATTACGGATTAGAAAAAATATTTGAAGGTGCGCAAGATTTTCTTCCGCTTTTAGGAACAGATTACGTAGAGTTTTACGTGGGTAATGCCAAACAAGCAGCGCATTTTTACAAAACAGCATTCGGATTTCAATCTTATGCTTACAAAGGATTAGAAACAGGATCTAGAGAATCTGTAAGTTATGTGTTAAAACAAGATAAAATAAGATTAGTTTTAACAACACCGCTTAACAGTAAATCGCCAATTAATGATCATATAGTAAAACATGGTGATGGAGTAAAAGTAGTAGCGCTTTGGGTAGAAGACGCAAGAAAATCTTATGAAGAAACTACAAAACGAGGTGCAAAATCTTTTATGGAACCAACAGTTGAAAAAGATGAATTTGGTGAAGTAGTAAGAGCAGGAATCTACACTTATGGAGAAACGGTACACATGTTTGTAGAACGTAAAAATTACAACGGACAATTTTTACCAGGTTTTACAAAATGGGAAAGTGATTATAATCCAGAACCAGTTGGTTTAAAATACATAGATCACATGGTAGGAAATGTAGGTTGGGGAGAAATGAATACTTGGGTAAAATGGTACGAAGATGTAATGGGATTTGTTAATTTCTTATCTTTTGATGACAAACAAATTCATACCGAATATTCAGCTTTAATGAGTAAAGTAATGAGTAATGGTAACGGTCGTATAAAATTCCCTATTAACGAACCAGCCGAAGGTATAAAACGCTCTCAAATTGAAGAGTACTTAGACTTTTACGAAGGACCAGGTGTACAACATATTGCTGTCGCTACAGACGATATTATTACAACAGTATCACAATTAAAAGCAAGAGGTGTAGAGTTTTTATCAACGCCACCAGAAGAATATTATAAAGCTGTACCAGGAAGATTAGAAGAATTTAGTCACGAGCTTAGAGAAGATATCGAAACGCTTAGAGGTTTAGGTATTATGATAGATGCAGACGATGAAGGTTATTTATTACAAATTTTCACAAAACCTGTAGAAGATAGACCAACCTTATTTTTCGAGATAATTCAACGAATGGGCGCACGTGGTTTTGGAGCAGGAAACTTCAAAGCTTTGTTCGAGTCTATAGAAAGAGAACAAGCAAAAAGAGGAACACTTTAA
- a CDS encoding DUF3108 domain-containing protein — translation MKKKILFILALIVVNFTIAQESSFKNGEWFKFKMSYSGFLKAGNATLQVNETVLNGKQVYHVVGKGWTTGAIKWFFKVEDRYESYFDKRSIVPYKFIRKIDEGGHKKDIEIDFDQTKQEALVHNKKHNTKKSFTTKPNIQDMVSTFYYLRDNINTKSLKTGDEVKLDMFFDEENYGFKLKYLGKENLDTKFGTVEALMFRPYVMAGRVFKEEESLTLWVSNDKNKIPLRIKADLAVGSLRADLEAFKGLKHQFKIIVED, via the coding sequence ATGAAAAAGAAAATACTATTTATATTAGCCTTAATTGTTGTAAATTTTACTATAGCTCAAGAATCTTCTTTTAAAAATGGAGAATGGTTCAAATTTAAAATGAGTTATAGTGGATTTTTAAAAGCTGGTAATGCAACGCTTCAAGTAAATGAAACCGTTTTAAACGGTAAACAAGTCTATCATGTTGTTGGAAAAGGATGGACAACTGGAGCAATAAAATGGTTTTTTAAAGTAGAAGATAGGTACGAAAGTTATTTTGATAAACGATCTATTGTACCTTATAAATTTATAAGAAAAATAGACGAAGGCGGACATAAAAAAGATATAGAAATAGATTTTGATCAAACTAAGCAAGAAGCATTAGTCCACAATAAAAAACACAACACAAAAAAATCGTTTACAACAAAGCCAAATATTCAAGATATGGTATCAACTTTCTATTATCTAAGAGATAATATTAATACCAAATCTTTAAAAACTGGAGATGAAGTAAAATTAGATATGTTTTTTGATGAAGAAAACTATGGCTTTAAATTAAAATACTTAGGTAAAGAAAACTTAGATACAAAGTTTGGAACTGTAGAAGCATTAATGTTTAGACCATATGTAATGGCGGGAAGAGTATTTAAAGAAGAAGAAAGTTTAACACTTTGGGTATCTAACGATAAAAATAAAATACCTTTACGCATTAAAGCAGATCTAGCAGTAGGATCATTAAGAGCAGATTTAGAGGCTTTTAAAGGCTTAAAACACCAATTTAAAATAATAGTAGAAGACTAA
- a CDS encoding tryptophan 2,3-dioxygenase family protein, whose amino-acid sequence MSADQNTIDQLDQKYKDLNQNLNTHLEGLLYSKPIDYWDYIQTDALLNLQVKRTTLPDEMVFILYHQVNELLFKMILWEIDQVANKKDITASFFETKIMRISRYFDVLTSSFTVMKDGMDIEQYNKFRNTLTPASGFQSAQYRKIEFASTELINLIDNRFRETIDRNTSFEHAFEHLYWQAAGKDYKTGKKSYTLTVFEQKYKDEFIRFAQFYNTHNLWTIFKSLPQEVKEDKDLIKAMRHYDYTVNITWVMAHYNTAKHYLNIGGKTAEATGGSEWVKYMHPKYQRRIFFPDLWTKQELEDWGKNV is encoded by the coding sequence ATGAGTGCCGACCAAAACACGATAGATCAATTAGATCAAAAATATAAAGATTTAAATCAAAATTTAAATACACATTTAGAAGGCTTACTGTATAGTAAGCCTATAGATTATTGGGACTATATTCAAACAGATGCATTACTAAATTTACAAGTAAAACGTACAACATTACCAGACGAGATGGTTTTTATCCTATACCATCAAGTAAACGAATTACTGTTTAAAATGATACTATGGGAAATAGATCAAGTAGCTAATAAAAAAGATATTACAGCATCGTTTTTCGAAACAAAAATTATGCGTATTAGTCGCTATTTCGATGTCCTAACATCATCTTTTACAGTGATGAAAGATGGAATGGATATAGAACAATACAATAAGTTTAGAAATACATTAACACCAGCAAGTGGTTTTCAGTCTGCACAATATCGTAAAATAGAATTTGCTTCAACCGAACTTATTAATTTAATAGATAACAGGTTTAGAGAAACCATTGATAGAAATACCTCTTTTGAGCATGCTTTTGAACATTTATATTGGCAAGCAGCAGGAAAAGACTATAAAACAGGTAAAAAAAGTTATACATTAACAGTTTTCGAGCAGAAATACAAAGACGAATTTATTAGATTTGCACAATTCTATAATACTCACAATTTGTGGACTATTTTTAAAAGTTTACCACAAGAAGTAAAAGAAGATAAAGATTTAATAAAAGCAATGCGTCATTACGACTACACTGTAAATATTACTTGGGTAATGGCACATTACAATACCGCCAAACATTATTTAAACATTGGAGGTAAAACAGCAGAAGCAACAGGAGGAAGCGAATGGGTAAAATACATGCATCCAAAATATCAAAGAAGAATATTTTTTCCAGACTTATGGACCAAGCAAGAATTAGAAGATTGGGGCAAAAATGTGTAA
- a CDS encoding M23 family metallopeptidase, protein MDQARIRRLGQKCVILLSITILSIACKKEVEQPIQTVEVIQPEEVYEFGFNLNDYFVKRDTIRKGDSFGEILQRNQIDYSKIFQIAQLTKDSFDITKLQIGKPYTLLCSNDSLKQPKCFIYQPSKTDYVVVNFQDSIHAYSSKKPIKYVEKEVSGIIESNISEALDKQGKSVILAYKMSDVYAWTIDFFRLQKNDKFKVIYTEKYIDDSIYAGIDNIKAAYFEHKGEPFYAFEFETDTVKGLKDYFSEDAKNLRRAFLKAPVEYKRISSRYNLNRRIALYGNRVRPHKGTDFAADIGTPIRSTANGTVIESARRGGNGNYVKVKHNSTYTTQYLHMRNRAVKVGDFVKQGDVIGYVGMTGNTSGPHVCYRFWKNGKQVDPFKQKLPEAEPISDSLKTEYLEFIKPIKTQLDNIEFDYPIEEEQQVLEIETNQDNAITYTN, encoded by the coding sequence ATGGACCAAGCAAGAATTAGAAGATTGGGGCAAAAATGTGTAATACTTTTAAGTATCACAATATTAAGTATAGCGTGTAAAAAAGAAGTAGAACAACCAATACAAACCGTTGAGGTTATTCAGCCAGAAGAGGTTTACGAGTTTGGATTTAATCTAAACGATTATTTTGTTAAAAGAGATACTATAAGAAAAGGCGATAGCTTTGGAGAGATTTTACAACGTAATCAAATAGATTATTCTAAAATTTTCCAAATAGCACAATTAACAAAAGATAGTTTTGATATAACAAAACTTCAAATAGGAAAACCGTATACTTTATTGTGTTCTAACGATTCTTTAAAACAGCCAAAATGTTTTATTTATCAGCCATCAAAAACAGATTATGTGGTTGTAAATTTTCAAGATTCAATTCATGCATATTCTTCAAAAAAGCCAATCAAATATGTAGAAAAGGAAGTGTCTGGAATAATAGAATCTAACATTTCAGAAGCATTAGACAAGCAAGGAAAAAGCGTGATTTTAGCCTATAAAATGAGTGATGTTTACGCATGGACAATAGACTTTTTTAGACTTCAGAAGAATGATAAATTCAAAGTAATTTATACAGAAAAATACATAGACGATAGTATATATGCAGGAATAGACAATATAAAAGCAGCATATTTTGAGCATAAAGGCGAACCATTTTATGCATTCGAATTTGAAACAGATACAGTGAAGGGATTAAAAGATTATTTTTCTGAAGACGCAAAAAACCTTAGACGAGCATTTTTAAAAGCACCAGTAGAGTATAAACGAATTTCTTCTAGATATAATTTAAATAGAAGAATAGCGCTTTATGGTAACCGTGTGAGACCACATAAAGGAACCGATTTTGCTGCAGATATTGGTACGCCAATTCGATCTACAGCAAACGGAACAGTTATAGAATCTGCAAGACGAGGCGGAAATGGTAATTACGTAAAAGTTAAGCATAATTCAACCTACACAACTCAATATCTTCACATGCGTAATCGTGCGGTAAAAGTAGGCGATTTTGTAAAACAAGGTGATGTTATTGGATATGTTGGTATGACAGGTAATACATCTGGTCCGCATGTATGTTATCGTTTTTGGAAAAACGGAAAACAAGTAGATCCATTTAAACAAAAACTACCAGAAGCCGAACCTATATCAGACAGTTTAAAAACAGAATATCTAGAGTTTATAAAACCTATAAAAACGCAATTAGATAACATAGAGTTTGATTATCCAATAGAAGAAGAACAACAAGTTTTAGAAATAGAAACCAACCAAGATAACGCAATTACTTACACAAACTAA
- the pgi gene encoding glucose-6-phosphate isomerase — MALPKINPTTTNAWKNLQEHFNQVKDLKMKSLFAENADRADKMTIKWEDFYVDFSKNRITEETINHLLELAKDCKLEEAIKAQFDGEVINQTEGRAVLHTALRASKEEVFNVDGKNVIPEIVQVKEKIKNFTEQVTSGQLKGYTGKAFTDIVNIGIGGSDLGPAMVVDSLQYYKNHLTTHFVSNVDGDHVNEVIKNLNPETTLFVIVSKTFTTQETLSNATTIKNWFLSQAKEEDIAKHFVAVSTNIEKVQAFGIDSNNIFPMWNWVGGRFSLWSAVGLSISLSVGYANFDQLLKGANAMDKHFKNQPFNQNIPVILALLSVWYNNFFNAESEAVIPYSQYLNQFATYLQQGIMESNGKSVDRNGDQIDYQTGTIIWGEPGTNSQHAFFQLIHQGTKLIPADFIGFAQSLHGNQDHQDKLMSNFFAQTEALLNGKSKAKVVEELKQSNADENSIKTLTPFKVFEGNKPTNTIFVNKLTPESLGKLIAMYEHKIFVQGVIWNIYSYDQFGVELGKQLANKILKEFDEQSNANHDASTSNLLSHYKTFR; from the coding sequence ATGGCTTTACCTAAAATTAACCCAACAACCACAAATGCGTGGAAAAATTTACAAGAACATTTTAATCAAGTAAAAGATCTAAAAATGAAATCTTTATTTGCAGAAAATGCAGATAGAGCAGATAAAATGACCATTAAATGGGAAGATTTTTATGTAGATTTTTCTAAAAACAGAATCACAGAAGAAACTATAAATCACCTTCTAGAATTAGCTAAAGATTGTAAGTTAGAAGAAGCAATTAAAGCGCAGTTTGATGGCGAAGTCATTAATCAAACAGAAGGAAGAGCTGTATTGCATACCGCATTAAGAGCATCTAAAGAAGAAGTATTTAATGTAGATGGTAAAAATGTTATTCCGGAAATAGTTCAGGTAAAAGAAAAAATTAAAAATTTTACAGAGCAAGTTACTTCTGGACAATTAAAAGGTTACACAGGAAAAGCGTTTACAGATATTGTAAATATTGGTATTGGAGGAAGCGATTTAGGACCAGCAATGGTTGTAGATTCGCTTCAATATTATAAAAATCACTTAACAACTCATTTTGTAAGCAATGTAGATGGCGATCATGTAAATGAAGTGATAAAAAATCTAAACCCAGAAACCACTTTATTCGTTATTGTTTCTAAGACCTTTACAACTCAAGAAACATTATCTAATGCAACAACCATTAAAAACTGGTTTTTATCACAAGCTAAAGAAGAAGACATTGCAAAACATTTTGTTGCGGTATCTACTAACATAGAAAAAGTACAAGCTTTTGGTATAGACAGTAATAATATTTTTCCAATGTGGAATTGGGTTGGAGGACGTTTTTCTTTATGGAGTGCTGTAGGATTATCAATTAGTTTATCTGTAGGATATGCTAATTTTGATCAATTATTAAAAGGTGCAAATGCAATGGATAAGCATTTTAAAAATCAGCCTTTTAATCAGAACATACCTGTAATATTAGCCTTGTTAAGTGTTTGGTATAACAACTTTTTTAATGCCGAAAGTGAAGCAGTAATCCCTTATTCTCAATACCTAAACCAGTTTGCTACGTATTTACAACAAGGTATAATGGAAAGTAATGGAAAAAGCGTAGATCGAAACGGAGACCAAATAGATTATCAAACAGGAACCATTATTTGGGGAGAACCAGGTACAAATTCTCAGCATGCTTTTTTCCAATTAATTCATCAAGGTACAAAGTTAATACCAGCAGATTTTATTGGGTTTGCTCAATCATTACATGGTAATCAAGACCATCAAGATAAGTTAATGTCAAACTTTTTTGCTCAGACAGAAGCTTTACTTAACGGAAAAAGTAAAGCTAAAGTTGTAGAAGAGTTAAAACAAAGTAATGCAGACGAAAATTCGATTAAAACATTAACACCATTTAAAGTTTTTGAAGGTAATAAGCCAACCAATACAATATTTGTAAATAAACTTACTCCAGAAAGTTTAGGTAAATTAATAGCTATGTACGAGCATAAAATATTTGTACAAGGTGTTATTTGGAATATCTACAGTTACGATCAATTTGGAGTAGAATTAGGTAAGCAATTAGCAAATAAAATTTTAAAAGAATTTGATGAGCAGTCTAATGCTAATCATGATGCATCAACGTCAAACTTATTATCTCATTATAAGACATTTAGATAG